A single region of the Brachypodium distachyon strain Bd21 chromosome 3, Brachypodium_distachyon_v3.0, whole genome shotgun sequence genome encodes:
- the LOC100844578 gene encoding serine/threonine-protein kinase RIPK, producing MRALLFSCFAPRADDSPEQDSKTPTTPAAATTTKKKSVRRLRSATGRLRSLSLDDLSRTLASSGLHAFTVSELRAATRGFSGSSVIGEGGFGPVYKGFIDDRILPGSGLEPQQVAVKCLDAEGPQGHREWLAEVVYLGMQLRHPHLVKLVGYCCQDHHRILVYEYMARGSLEHHLFKNLLSSLPWATRLKIAVGAAKGLAFLHEAETPVIYRDFKASNILLESDYTAKLSDFGLAKEGPQGDDTHVSTRVMGTHGYAAPEYILTGHLTSRSDVYSYGVVLLELLTGRQSVDRRRRGREQNLVDWARPYLRRPDKLHRVMDPGLEGSYSDSAAAKAAMVAYTCLHSVPKSRPRMREVVELLEPLLEMRGDVPAGTFVYTAQPSVKKVQAPAVVVVVGDDKADGGGDRCVLPRGAGGEPPRQSRDRGA from the exons ATGAGAGCGCTCCTGTTCAGCTGCTTCGCGCCCCGTGCCGACGACTCCCCGGAGCAAGACTCGAAAACACCAACAACTCCGGCAGCAGcaacgacgacgaagaagaagtcGGTGCGGCGCCTGCGGAGCGCGACGGGGCGGCTGCGTTCGCTATCCCTGGACGACCTGTCCCGGACGCTGGCCTCATCGGGGCTCCACGCGTTCACGGTCTCCGAGCTCCGGGCGGCCACGCGGGGGTTCTCCGGGTCGAGCGTGATCGGGGAAGGCGGGTTCGGGCCGGTGTACAAGGGCTTCATCGACGACCGGATCCTGCCCGGGTCCGGGCTCGAGCCGCAGCAGGTGGCCGTCAAGTGCCTCGACGCCGAGGGGCCGCAGGGCCACCGCGAGTGGCTCGCCGAGGTCGTCTACCTCGGCATGCAGCTCCGCCACCCGCACCTCGTGAAGCTCGTGGGTTACTGCTGCCAGGACCATCACCGGATCCTGGTCTACGAGTACATGGCCCGCGGCAGCCTCGAGCACCACCTCTTCAAGA ATCTGCTGTCGAGTTTGCCGTGGGCGACGAGGCTGAAGATCGCGGTGGGGGCGGCAAAGGGGCTGGCGTTCCTGCACGAGGCGGAGACGCCCGTCATCTACCGGGACTTCAAGGCCTCCAACATCCTGCTCGAGTCG GACTACACGGCGAAGCTGTCGGACTTCGGGCTGGCGAAGGAGGGGCCCCAAGGGGACGACACGCACGTGAGCACACGGGTGATGGGCACGCACGGGTACGCGGCGCCGGAGTACATCCTGACGGGCCACCTGACGTCGAGGAGCGACGTGTACAGCTAcggggtggtgctgctggagctgcTGACGGGGCGGCAGAGCGTGGAcaggcggcgccggggccgggaGCAGAACCTGGTGGACTGGGCCAGGCCTTACCTTCGCAGGCCGGACAAGCTGCACCGCGTCATGGACCCGGGCCTGGAAGGGAGCTACTCCGACAGTGCCGCCGCCAAGGCTGCCATGGTCGCTTACACTTGCCTTCACAGCGTGCCCAAGTCAAGGCCCAGGATGAGGGAGGTTGTTGAGCTGCTCGAGCCGTTGTTGGAGATGCGTGGTGATGTGCCGGCCGGGACTTTCGTTTACACCGCGCAGCCGTCGGTGAAGAAGGTCCAGGCGCCGGCCgttgttgtcgttgttggCGATGACAAGGCTGATGGTGGCGGTGATAGGTGCGTGCTGCCCAGGGGCGCCGGCGGTGAACCGCCGAGGCAGAGCAGGGACAGAGGGGCGTGA
- the LOC100845088 gene encoding protein OPAQUE1 translates to MSYRRGSKVWVEEKGEGWVEAEVVEVKDRAVLVLTSQRKKITVLPEKLLPRNTDEDLGGGHVDDMTKLTYLNEPGVLYNLKRRYALNEIYTYTGSILIAVNPFTRLPHLYNEYMMEQYKGVRLGELSPHVFAVADASYRAMVNDSRSQSILVSGESGAGKTETTKLIMQYLTYVGGRAVLDDRSVEQQVLESNPLLEAFGNAKTVRNDNSSRFGKFVEIQFDRNGRISGAAIRTYLLERSRVVQITDPERNFHCFYQLCASGKDAELYKLGHASTFHYLNQSKTYELEGINNEDEYWKTKRAMDIVGISTKDQDAIFRTLAAILHLGNIEFSPGKEPDSSIIKDSTSNFHLQMTAKLLMCDPDVLVASLCSRSIHTNEGIIIKALDCAAAAANRDTLAKTVYAKLFDWLVENINKSIGQDVDSKAQIGVLDIYGFESFKNNSFEQFCINFANEKLQQHFNEHVFKMEQEEYKSEKINWSYIEFIDNQDMLDLIEKKPIGIIALLDEACMFPKSTHVTFATKMFRNFSSHPRLEKTKFSETDFTISHYAGKVTYQTDSFLEKNRDYIVAEHCNLLSSSRCPFVSGLFTSLPEESLRSSYKFSSVASRFKQQLQALMETLSSTEPHYVRCVKPNSVNRPQLFENQSVLHQLRCGGVLEAVRISLAGYPTRRSYAEFVDRFGVLVPELILGSYDERALTEAILEKMKLDNFQLGRAKVFLRAGQIAILDVRRAEVLDNAARHIQGRFRTFVARKEFVKTKKASISIQAFCRGCLARKMYMIRRETAAAITIQKYVRRLLLRRNYQQACSASLLIQSCIRGFIARLYFSAMREQKAALVIQSLWRKRKAVMLFQHYRQASIAIQCAWRQKLARRELRKLRMAANEAGALRDAKNKLEKQLDDLTLRLTLERRMRATGEETKLVEISKREKIIETLSAECAEAKSSARSEHDKNLLLQRQLDDSLREIAMLRSNKILKAETEKENSNLKNIVESLSKKNTLLENELSTARRSSDDTMEKLKDVEGKCTHLQQNLDKLQEKLTNLENENHVLRQKAFNISPKTLSEKFSASIGLGNSEQKRIFESPTPAKYLSPIPQSTGSRRTRLPVERHEGNHEILLRCIKENLGFKDGKPVAACIIYKCLLHWRAFESERTAVFDHVIEAINDVLKAKESDGRLPYWLSNTSALLCLLQKNLRSNGFFGTPSRRSAGPLGLGGKMAQLVGRGDTLAQVDARYPAILFKQQLTACVEKIFGQLRDNLKKEISPLLSVCIQAPKATRAQTGKASKSPGVGAQPPPNSHWDNIVKFLNLLMDTLRENYVPSFFIRKLITQLFSFINIQLFNSLLLRRECCTFTNGEYVKAGLSLLEKWITDVTEEFAGTSWHELNYIRQAVGFLVIHQKRKKTLEEISQDLCPSLSVRQIYRICSMYWDDKYNTQGISNEVVGAMREMVNKDSQNLVSNSFLLDDDLSIPFSTEDLSMAIPAIEYAGVELPESLHQYPSAQFLLEAS, encoded by the exons ATGAGCTACCGGAGGGGGTCCAAGGTCTgggtggaggagaagggggaggggtgggtggaggcggaggtggtggaggtgaAGGACCGCGCCGTCCTCGTGCTGACGAGCCAGCGGAAGAAG ATTACAGTTTTGCCTGAAAAATTGCTACCTAGGAACACAGATGAGGATCTCGGTGGGGGGCATGTCGATGACATGACCAAACTGACCTATCTTAATGAACCAGGTGTTCTGTACAATTTGAAGAGAAGATATGCATTGAATGAGATATAT ACATACACTGGAAGCATCTTGATCGCCGTTAATCCTTTCACAAGGCTACCTCACCTGTACAATGAGTACATGATGGAGCAATATAAGGGTGTGCGATTAGGGGAGTTGAGTCCACATGTTTTTGCTGTAGCTGACGCATCATACAG GGCTATGGTGAATGATTCTCGGAGCCAGTCAATCTTAGTTAGTGGTGAAAGTGGTGCTGGGAAGACTGAAACAACAAAGCTTATCATGCAGTATCTTACATATGTTGGTGGCAGAGCTGTTCTTGATGATCGATCAGTTGAGCAACAGGTTCTCGAA TCTAACCCTCTATTGGAGGCATTTGGCAATGCGAAAACAGTTAGGAATGACAACTCAAG CCGGTTTGGAAAATTTGTCGAGATTCAGTTTGATCGGAATGGTAGAATATCTGGAGCTGCAATTAGGACCTATCTTCTGGAAAGATCTCGTGTTGTGCAAATTACAGACCCTGAAAGGAATTTTCATTGCTTTTATCAACTATGTGCTTCAGGGAAG GATGCCGAGTTATACAAGCTTGGGCACGCAAGCACTTTCCATTACTTAAATCAAAGCAAGACATATGAATTGGAAGGGATAAATAACGAAGATGAGTACTGGAAGACAAAAAGGGCGATGGATATTGTTGGTATCAGCACAAAAGATCAG GATGCTATATTTCGGACATTGGCAGCCATTCTCCATCTTGGCAATATTGAGTTTTCTCCGGGAAAGGAACCTGATTCGTCGATAATTAAGGATTCAACATCAAATTTTCACCTCCAAATGACAGCTAAGCTACTCAT GTGTGATCCAGACGTGTTGGTTGCATCTTTATGTAGCCGGTCTATACATACTAATGAAGGAATAATCATAAAAGCATTAgactgtgcagcagcagcagctaatCGTGATACTCTGGCAAAGACTGTATATGCGAAGTTATTTGACTG GCTTGTTGAGAACATTAACAAGTCAATTGGGCAAGATGTTGATTCAAAAGCACAAATTGGTGTTTTAGATATCTATGGCTTTGAAAGCTTCAAAAACAACAG CTTTGAGCAATTTTGCATAAACTTTGCCAACGAAAAGCTTCAGCAACATTTTAACGAG CATGTATTCAAGATGGAACAGGAGGAGTACAAAAGCGAGAAAATTAATTGGAGCTACATTGAATTCATTGATAATCAAGATATGTTGGATTTGATCGAAAAG AAACCTATTGGCATTATCGCTCTGCTGGATGAGGCTTG TATGTTTCCAAAATCTACTCATGTAACCTTCGCAACAAAGATGTTCAGAAACTTCTCTTCCCACCCAAGGCTCGAGAAGACCAAGTTCTCAGAAACAGATTTTACTATCTCTCACTATGCTGGGAAG GTGACGTATCAAACAGATTCTTTCCTGGAGAAGAACCGGGATTATATTGTTGCAGAGCACTGCAATCTTTTATCGTCTTCAAGATGTCCATTTGTTTCTGGACTTTTTACTTCTTTGCCGGAAGAGTCATTAAGATCATCATACAAATTCTCATCAGTGGCTTCTCGATTTAAG CAACAACTTCAAGCCCTGATGGAGACCTTGAGCTCGACAGAACCTCACTATGTACGCTGTGTGAAGCCTAACTCTGTTAATCGACCTCAGCTTTTTGAAAATCAAAGCGTCTTGCACCAACTGCGTTGTGGA GGTGTTTTAGAGGCCGTTCGCATTAGTCTTGCTGGCTATCCTACCAGGAGGTCATATGCTGAATTTGTCGATCGGTTTGGTGTCCTGGTTCCTGAGTTGATACTGGGAAG TTACGATGAAAGGGCATTGACAGAGGCAATTCTTGAAAAGATGAAGCTTGACAATTTTCAA CTTGGTAGAGCTAAGGTTTTTCTTAGAGCTGGTCAAATTGCGATATTAGATGTGCGTCGTGCTGAGGTTTTGGACAATGCCGCACGTCATATTCAAGGTCGTTTCAGAACATTTGTTGCTCGCAAAGAGTTTGTGAAAACGAAGAAGGCTTCAATTTCAATACAAGCATTTTGTAGAG GCTGTTTAGCAAGAAAGATGTATATGATCAGAAGAGAAACAGCGGCTGCTATAACAATTCAGAAGTATGTAAGAAGGTTGTTGTTACGACGAAATTACCAGCAAGCATGTTCAGCATCTCTGCTTATTCAATCTTGTATTCGAGGGTTTATTGCTCGCCTCTATTTCTCAGCCATGAGAGAGCAGAAGGCTGCTTTAGTGATACAG TCCTTATGGCGAAAACGGAAGGCCGTCATGCTTTTCCAGCATTACAGGCAAGCCAGTATAGCAATTCAGTGTGCTTGGAGACAAAAACTTGCAAGAAGGGAGCTAAGGAAACTCAGAAtg GCTGCAAATGAGGCTGGTGCACTACGGGATGCAAAGAATAAACTTGAGAAACAGTTGGATGATCTTACTTTAAGACTTACGCTGGAAAGGAGAATGCGG GCTACTGGTGAGGAAACAAAGTTGGTGGAAATATCAAAGCGTGAAAAAATAATAGAAACATTAAGTGCGGAATGTGCCGAGGCTAAATCATCTGCCCGAAGTGAACATGACAAAAATCTGCTGCTCCAGAGGCAGCTAGATGATTCTTTGAGAGAGATAGCTATGTTGCGCAGTAACAAGATTCTGAAAGCAGAAACAGAAAAGGAGAATTCTAATCTAAAG AACATTGTCGAATCACTATCAAAGAAGAATACGTTACTGGAAAATGAACTAAGCACAGCTCGTAGAAGTAGTGATGATACAATGGAGAAACTGAAAGATGTGGAGGGAAAATGTACCCACCTCCAGCAAAATTTGGACAA ACTACAGGAGAAACTTACGAACTTAGAAAATGAAAACCATGTTTTAAGGCAGAAGGCATTTAACATTTCTCCCAAGACATTATCTGAG AAATTTTCTGCGTCAATTGGTCTCGGCAACAGCGAGCAAAAGCGTATATTT GAAAGCCCAACGCCAGCAAAATATCTGTCTCCTATTCCACAGAGTACTGGATCGAGGAGAACAAGGTTGCCTGTTGAAAGGCATGAG GGAAACCATGAAATCTTATTAAGATGCATAAAGGAAAATTTAGGGTTCAAGGATGGCAAACCAGTTGCAGCATGCATCATCTATAAATGCCTTCTACACTGGCGTGCTTTTGAATCCGAAAGGACTGCTGTTTTTGATCATGTAATTGAAGCCATAAATGATGTTCTCAAG GCAAAGGAATCTGATGGTAGATTGCCTTATTGGTTGTCCAATACCTCTGCACTGCTATGCCTTCTACAGAAGAATCTAAGGTCAAACGGATTTTTTGGTACACCATCTCGCCGCTCTGCTGGACCTTTAGGGCTTGGTGGGAAGATGGCCCAA CTTGTAGGGCGCGGTGATACTCTGGCACAAGTGGATGCTCGGTACCCAGCCATACTATTCAAACAGCAGCTAACTGCATGTGTTGAAAAGATCTTTGGGCAGCTCAGAGATAAtctcaaaaaggaaatatcACCTCTTCTTAGCGTGTGCATTCAG GCTCCAAAAGCAACACGTGCACAAACTGGAAAAGCTTCCAAATCGCCAGGGGTTGGCGCTCAACCGCCCCCAAACTCCCATTGGGACAACATTGTCAAATTTCTAAACTTGCTTATGGATACTTTACGTGAAAATTAT GTACCATCCTTCTTTATACGTAAACTTATCACTCAGCTATTCTCTTTCATCAATATACAACTTTTCAACAG tcttcttcttcggcgTGAATGTTGCACATTCACCAATGGGGAATATGTGAAAGCTGGGCTATCATTGCTGGAGAAATGGATTACTGATGTCACAGAGGAG TTTGCAGGAACATCTTGGCATGAGCTTAATTATATCAGACAAGCTGTTGGATTTTTG GTTATACACCAAAAACGGAAGAAGACACTTGAGGAGATCAGCCAAGATCTCTGCCCG TCCTTGAGTGTTAGGCAAATCTACAGGATATGCTCAATGTACTGGGATGACAAATACAATACCCAGGGAATATCAAACGAG GTTGTTGGTGCAATGAGAGAGATGGTCAACAAAGATTCTCAGAACCTCGTATCAAATTCCTTTTTGTTGGATGATGACTTAAG TATACCATTTTCAACCGAGGATTTATCCATGGCCATCCCTGCAATAGAGTATGCAGGTGTGGAGCTTCCTGAATCTCTTCATCAATATCCATCAGCACAGTTTCTACTGGAGGCATCATGA
- the LOC104583868 gene encoding protein ALP1-like: protein MAGDIIRPFDRKFRTMHDRIRDSRFYPHFNNCIGAIDGMHIPVVVPADEMINHVGRHGYATQNVMAVCDFDMRFTSIVAGWLGSAHDTRIFRDTLDKYKKRFPHPPAGKYYLVDSGYLNDTGYLAPYRGQKYHLPEFRMGRPPSGKEEELFNFAHSSLRNVIECSFGVLKQK, encoded by the exons ATGGCAGGAGACATCATAAGGCCCTTCGATCGCAAATTCAGAACCATGCATGACAGGATTCGTGACTCTAGGTTTTATCCACACTTCAATAATTGCATTGGTGCAATCGATGGTATGCATATACCAGTTGTTGTGCCGGCTGATGAGATGATTAACCATGTTGGTCGCCATGGTTATGCCACTCAGAATGTCATGGCAGTATGTGACTTCGACATGCGATTCACCTCTATAGTAGCTGGGTGGCTAGGTTCTGCACATGACACAAGGATATTCAGAGACACACTTGACAAGTACAAGAAGAGATTTCCACACCCTCCAGCAG GCAAATATTATCTTGTCGATTCTGGCTATCTCAATGACACCGGCTATCTTGCACCATACAGAGGACAAAAATATCATCTACCTGAGTTCCGCATGGGACGACCACCCAGTGGTAAAGAAGAAGAGTTGTTCAACTTTGCTCATTCCTCTCTCCGTAATGTAATTGAGTGCTCATTTGGTGTGTTGAAGCAAAAGTGA